A stretch of the Lolium perenne isolate Kyuss_39 chromosome 3, Kyuss_2.0, whole genome shotgun sequence genome encodes the following:
- the LOC127344245 gene encoding DNA polymerase alpha catalytic subunit: MEDPPADAAASASGRRLRTRGAEAAAPARSAALERIRARREGGARAAAVQVRMEDPIYDTVAEEDYAALVARRRRDAGAFIIDDDGLGYVDDGREEDWTHRALPSSSDEGSGGEDGAAPRKRKQPRPPQARRPPQQSAAAASLSAAAAMMGKQRLSSMFTSSVFKKPGSDRAPAADSIVDDVIAEFAPDENDREERRRRVGRISAPTPLPPPVAHINKPVKAALYPEMEVRSDNNGFEPDVVSDHGNDMDVEPIPEVELKPDVEMQPKSEATQGSSTELADVSKNLEELKQEANGEVKVEKAHRLNAKIKAEGSMNRDVSSATAGWMKICGEGENAGGAGEAAADGNVDVDESSEFELKDGALPFYILDAYEEPFGINSGTVYLFGKVQIGKGFHSCCVVVKNMQRCIYAIPSSSVFPRDAISRTEKNSTNSDALPLLRATLHELASGLKSEVAEKLSDLNISNFVMTPVKRNYAFERTDIPTGEQYVLKINYPYKDTAVPSDLRGEHFHALLGTNNSALELFLVKRKIKGPTWLSISKFVTCPSTQRVSWCKFEVTVDCPKDISVLMTSAALEVPPAVVAAVNLKTIINEKHNVHEIVSASVICCHRVKIDSPMRPEDWQKRGMISHFTVMRKLEGSIFPIGLNKEASDRNQKAGSNVLALESSERALLNRLMIELSKLDCDVLVGHNISGFDLDVLLHRAQTCKVPSSMWSKIGRLRRSIMPRLTKGNTLYGSGASPGIMSCIAGRLLCDTYLCSRDLLKEVSYSLTQLAETQLKKDRREVSPHDIPPMFQSSGTLLKLVEYGETDAWLSLELMFHLSVLPLTRQLTNISGNLWGKTLQGARAQRVEYLLLHSFHAKKFIVPDKFARNKEVNSAKRKMNADTEGANAADGVTDPSVDDEVHHGDQGKARKGPSYAGGLVLEPKKGLYDKYILLLDFNSLYPSIIQEFNICFTTVERSSDGNLPNLPTSKATGVLPELLKSLVERRRMVKKWLKTASGLKMQQLDIQQQALKLTANSMYGCLGFSNSRFFAKPLAELITLQGREILQNTVDLVQNNLNLEVIYGDTDSIMIYTGLDDISRAKAIAGKVIQEVNKKYRCLEIDLDGVYKRMLLLKKKKYAAIKVTLDGTLRENIERKGLDMVRRDWSLLSKEIGDFCLNQILSGGTCDDVIEAIHNSLVQVQEQMRNGQIELEKYIITKSLTKAPEDYPDAKNQPHVQVASRLKQNGFSGCSAGDTVPYIICSQQDSDNTHSGGIAQRARHPDELKRDPNKWMIDIDYYLSQQIHPVVSRLCASIEGTSPARLAECLGLDSSKFQSRSIGSSDQDTSTTLLSVIDNEDERYRGCEQLRLSCPSCSSAFECPPVSSLIASPSDPNEGKDASVNFWRRMRCPKCPDDTDECRVSPAMLANQIKRQADNFINQYYKGLLICDDEGCKYSTHTVNLRVIGDSERGTICPNYPQCNGRLVRQYTEADLYRQLSYFCYVLDATRCLQKLDQKTRLPFEKEFAILNQTINLAFVEIQKIRDRCAFGWVQLTDLAVSI; encoded by the exons ATGGAGGACCCGCCCGCCGACGCCGCCGCATCCGCATCCGGCCGCCGCCTGCGCACCCGGGGCGCCGAGGCCGCGGCGCCGGCGCGCTCCGCCGCGCTCGAGCGCATCCGCGCCAGGCGCGAGGGcggcgcccgcgccgccgccgtccaggTGAGgatggaggacccgatctacgacACCGTGGCGGAGGAGGACTACGCCGCGCTCGTCGCGCGCCGCCGCAGGGACGCGGGCGCCTTCATCATCGACGACGACGGGCTCGGCTACGTCGACGACGGCCGTGAGGAGGACTGGACCCACCGCGCCCTGccctcctcctccgacgaggggtcCGGCGGCGAGGACGGCGCCGCCCCCCGCAAGCGCAAGCAGCCGCGCCCGCCCCAGGCGAGGCGGCCCCCGCAGCAGTCCGCCGCGGCCGCgtccctctccgccgccgccgccatgatgGGCAAGCAGCGCCTCTCCTCCATGTTCACCTCCTCCGTCTTCAAGAAGCCCGGCAGCGACCGCGCGCCCGCCGCGGACAGCATCGTGGATGACGTCATCGCCGAGTTCGCCCCCGACGAGAACGACCGCGAGGAGCGCCGTCGTCGCGTTGGTAGGATTTCTGCCCCTACGCCGCTGCCTCCACCAGTCGCCCACATTAATAAGCCCGTAAAAGCAGCCCTATACCCTGAAATGGAGGTTAGATCGGATAACAACGGGTTCGAGCCTGATGTCGTTTCCGACCATGGAAACGACATGGATGTGGAACCAATTCCAGAGGTGGAACTCAAGCCAGATGTGGAAATGCAGCCCAAATCAGAAGCAACCCAAGGTTCTAGTACTGAATTGGCAGATGTCAGTAAGAACTTGGAGGAGCTGAAGCAGGAGGCTAATGGGGAAGTGAAGGTAGAGAAGGCGCACCGCCTGAATGCGAAGATTAAGGCGGAGGGGAGCATGAACAGGGATGTATCGAGTGCGACAGCAGGCTGGATGAAGATATGTGGGGAGGGGGAGAATGCAGGAGGTGCGGGAGAGGCGGCTGCTGATGGTAACGTAGATGTGGATGAAAGCTCAGAGTTTGAACTCAAGGATGGAGCACTGCCCTTCTATATACTGGATGCATATGAGGAGCCCTTTGGCATCAATTCAGGCACAGTGTATTTGTTTGGGAAG GTGCAAATAGGCAAGGGGTTCCATAGTTGCTGTGTGGTTGTAAAAAATATGCAAAGGTGCATATATGCAATCCCAAGCAGTTCAGTTTTTCCAAGGGACGCCATATCAAGGACAGAGAAGAACTCTACAAATTCGGATGCTTTGCCATTACTTCGAGCAACCCTACAT GAGTTGGCATCTGGACTAAAGAGCGAAGTAGCTGAGAAGTTGTCTGACCTCAACATTTCAAATTTTGTAATGACTCCAGTCAAG AGGAACTATGCATTTGAGAGGACGGATATACCAACCGGTGAGCAGTATGTCCTGAAAATCAATTACCCATACAAG GATACGGCGGTACCATCAGACCTTAGAGGTGAACATTTCCATGCGTTACTTGGGACAAACAATAG TGCTCTTGAGCTGTTTCtcgtcaaaaggaagatcaagggTCCTACATGGCTATCGATTTCCAAATTTGTGACATGTCCATCTACACAGCGG GTCAGCTGGTGTAAATTTGAAGTTACAGTTGATTGTCCAAAAGACATTTCTGTTTTGATGACAAGTGCCGCACTGGAAGTTCCTCCAGCTGTAGTTGCGGCTGTTAATCTTAAAACAATCATAAATGAGAAACACAATGTGCATGAGATTGTATCAGCATCCGTCATATGCTGTCACCGGGTGAAA ATTGATAGTCCAATGCGCCCTGAAGATTGGCAGAAACGGGGAATGATCAGCCATTTTACTGTTATGCGCAAGCTTGAAGGTAGCATATTCCCTATAGGCCTCAACAAGGAAGCTTCTGATAGGAACCAAAAAGCTGGTAGCAACGTGCTGGCACTAGAAAGCAG TGAACGTGCTTTGTTAAACCGCTTGATGATTGAGCTTAGTAAACTTGATTGCGACGTACTTGTCGGGCACAACATCTCGGGATTCGACTTGGATGTCCTTTTGCACCGTGCTCAG ACCTGCAAAGTACCGAGCAGCATGTGGTCCAAAATTGGTCGTCTTAGAAGGTCAATAATGCCAAGGCTTACCAAAGGAAACACCCTATATGGTTCTGGGGCAAGTCCAGGAATTATGTCCTGCATTGCTGGTCGTCTCCTCTGTGACACCTACTTATGCTCTCGTGATCTTCTGAAGGAG GTTAGTTATTCCTTGACACAACTTGCAGAGACAcaactgaaaaaggacagaagggAGGTTTCTCCGCATGATATACCCCCAATGTTCCAATCATCTGGAACACTTCTAAAGCTG GTTGAATATGGCGAGACTGATGCATGGCTTTCTTTGGAGCTCATGTTCCACTTAAGCGTTCTCCCGCTGACACGTCAATTGACAAATATTAGTGGTAATTTGTGGGGGAAAACTCTCCAG GGTGCTAGAGCTCAGAGGGTAGAATATCTACTGTTGCATTCATTCCATGCAAAAAAATTCATTGTACCAGATAAGTTTGCACGCAACAAGGAGGTGAACTCTGCAAAAAGAAAAATGAATGCTGATACTGAAGGTGCAAATGCTGCTGATGGTGTTACTGATCCATCCGTTGATGACGAGGTGCATCATGGTGATCAAGGTAAAGCAAGAAAAGGTCCTTCATATGCCGGTGGCTTGGTTTTGGAGCCTAAAAAAGGTCTATATGACAAGTATATTCTACTCCTGGACTTCAACAGTCTTTATCCTTCCATAATTCAG GAATTCAATATCTGCTTCACTACTGTTGAACGGTCTTCTGATGGCAATCTTCCTAACTTGCCAACTTCAAAGGCTACTGGTGTTTTGCCTGAG TTGCTGAAGAGCCTGGTCGAGAGGAGAAGAATGGTTAAAAAGTGGCTCAAGACTGCTTCTGGTCTTAAAATGCAGCAACTTGATATTCAACAGCAAGCTTTAAAGCTTACTGCAAATAG CATGTACGGTTGCTTGGGCTTCTCCAATTCTAGGTTTTTTGCAAAGCCACTTGCTGAGCTTATTACACTACAA GGAAGAGAGATCTTGCAAAACACTGTTGATCTGGTTCAGAATAATTTGAACTTAGAG GTTATTTATGGTGACACAGACTCCATAATGATATATACTGGACTGGATGACATCTCCAGGGCAAAAGCAATTGCAGGAAAGGTCATTCAGGAG GTGAACAAGAAGTACCGTTGTCTGGAGATTGATCTTGATGGTGTATACAAACGAATGTTGCTTCTCAAAAAGAAGAAATATGCTGCCATTAAAGTGACACTAGATGGTACTTTGCGAGAG AACATTGAGCGCAAGGGACTTGATATGGTCAGACGTGATTGGAGTTTGCTGTCAAAAGAAATTGGAGACTTTTGCCTAAATCAAATTTTGTCTGGAGG GACATGCGATGATGTTATTGAGGCGATACATAATTCTCTTGTCCAG GTACAAGAGCAGATGAGAAATGGTCAAATAGAGCTTGAAAAATATATCATCACAAAGAGCCTAACGAAAGCGCCAGAAGATTATCCAGATGCTAAAAACCAGCCTCATGTCCAA GTTGCTTCAAGACTGAAGCAAAATGGTTTCTCTGGGTGCTCTGCAGGTGATACAGTTCCTTACATTATTTGCTCGCAACAG GACTCAGATAATACACATTCTGGGGGAATAGCTCAAAGGGCAAGACATCCCGATGAGCTAAAAAGAGACCCTAACAAGTGGATGATTGACATTGACTACTATTTGTCACAGCAG ATTCATCCTGTTGTTTCTCGTCTGTGTGCTTCAATCGAGGGTACTAGCCCAGCACGACTGGCTGAATGTCTTGGACTTGATTCATCCAAG TTCCAATCAAGATCTATTGGGTCTAGTGACCAAGACACTTCTACCACGCTCTTATCTGTAATTGACAATGAAGATGAGAG ATATCGTGGCTGTGAGCAACTGCGCTTATCATGTCCAAGCTGTTCCAGTGCCTTCGAGTGCCCCCCTGTATCTAGTCTGATTGCTAGTCCATCTGACCCAAATGAAGGAAAAGACGCTAGTGTGAATTTCTGGCGTCGGATGCGGTGCCCAAAATGTCCAGATGACACtgatgagtgcagagtttctcCTGCTATGCTCGCCAACCAG ATAAAAAGACAGGCTGATAATTTCATCAATCAGTACTATAAGGGTTTACTGATA TGTGATGATGAGGGTTGCAAATATTCAACTCATACCGTGAACCTTAGAGTGATTGGAGATTCTGAGAGAGGAACCATCTGCCCAAACTATCCACAATGCAACGGCCGTCTAGTAAGACAG TATACAGAGGCAGATCTATACAGGCAATTGTCCTACTTCTGCTATGTACTTGATGCAACCCGGTGTCTTCAGAAG TTGGACCAGAAGACTCGGCTTCCTTTTGAGAAAGAGTTTGCAATATTAAACCAAACCATAAACTTGGCATTTGTGGAGATTCAGAAAATCCGGGACAGATGTGCATTTGGATGGGTGCAGTTGACAGATCTAGCAGTGTCAATCTGA